TTAGCTAGTACAGGTGGATTTTTGAAGTCAGGGAACACCACATTTATGATAGGTACCGAGGATATTCGGGTTGACCGGGCTCTCCAAATTATTAAGGACAACTGTAAGTCGAGAGATCAGTTGGTAGCCCCTGTCTCACCAATGGGCGGGAATGCCGACTCTTATGTCCCTTATCCAGTAGAAGTCGAGGTAGGCGGAGCGACAGTTTTTGTCTTACCTATCGAGCAATATATGCATTTTTAAACTATTGTTGTTAATTTTTAGATAAGTGAGTGATTATATTGGGAAAAACATGGGATCAACTAGAAGAGCTGCAGCCGACCGTGTTAAAAATGTTAAAAAACAGTTTGGTGAAAAATCG
The DNA window shown above is from Neobacillus sp. WH10 and carries:
- a CDS encoding cyclic-di-AMP receptor, with protein sequence MKLIIAVVQDQDSNRLSKALVDNNFRATKLASTGGFLKSGNTTFMIGTEDIRVDRALQIIKDNCKSRDQLVAPVSPMGGNADSYVPYPVEVEVGGATVFVLPIEQYMHF